The proteins below come from a single candidate division WOR-3 bacterium genomic window:
- a CDS encoding D-alanine--D-alanine ligase, which yields MSRSDLVRRLRKRRIGVLMGGWSSEREVSLLSGQRVIQSLNDQGFHPVGIDITRNFAEQIAKAKIDIAFVILHGRPGEDGTIQGFLELKGIPYTGSGVTASAIGMDKLFTKMLFRQAGIPTPDFVAISTEEEIEPGLVEAEKQFGYPMIIKPRNEGSSVGIELLTGKRGALDCCLRAHRGYGDFIIEPFVAGMIATVGILENEALPILELVPKRQPFYDYRAKYTRGETDFVVPARLDPKTEKRISELALKAHSLLGCRGFSRLDLVVQDSKHPYFLELNTLPGLTAMSDLPAEAEAAGISYDELVFRILAQALP from the coding sequence ATGAGCAGAAGTGATTTGGTCCGTCGGCTGCGCAAGCGCCGGATAGGGGTGTTGATGGGTGGTTGGTCCAGTGAGCGCGAGGTCTCGCTGCTATCCGGGCAGCGTGTTATCCAGTCGTTGAACGATCAGGGCTTTCATCCAGTAGGCATTGACATCACGCGAAACTTCGCCGAGCAGATAGCGAAGGCGAAGATTGACATAGCTTTTGTCATCCTACATGGTCGGCCGGGAGAGGACGGCACGATTCAGGGGTTTCTTGAGCTGAAGGGCATCCCCTATACCGGTTCCGGTGTGACCGCTTCGGCCATCGGGATGGACAAGCTGTTCACGAAGATGCTGTTTCGGCAGGCCGGGATTCCGACACCGGACTTCGTGGCAATCAGTACCGAGGAGGAGATTGAACCCGGCCTAGTCGAGGCTGAGAAGCAGTTCGGGTATCCGATGATCATCAAGCCGAGGAACGAAGGCTCGAGCGTTGGTATTGAACTGCTGACCGGCAAGCGCGGCGCTCTGGACTGCTGTCTGCGTGCACACCGGGGGTATGGAGACTTCATCATCGAGCCTTTTGTTGCCGGCATGATTGCTACCGTGGGCATTCTTGAAAACGAGGCACTGCCGATACTCGAACTCGTGCCCAAGCGTCAGCCTTTCTATGATTACCGGGCAAAGTATACCAGGGGTGAGACCGATTTCGTGGTTCCGGCGCGACTCGATCCAAAGACCGAGAAGCGGATTTCCGAGCTCGCACTTAAAGCGCACAGTCTGCTCGGGTGTCGAGGTTTTTCGCGACTTGACCTTGTCGTGCAAGATTCAAAGCATCCCTACTTCCTTGAACTCAATACTCTGCCGGGGCTGACCGCTATGTCGGACTTGCCGGCCGAGGCCGAGGCGGCTGGCATCTCCTACGACGAGCTTGTCTTTCGGATTCTAGCTCAGGCACTGCCATAG
- the rplR gene encoding 50S ribosomal protein L18 yields MIRDRRKRRHFHIRHRVAGTPSRPRLCVKRSNANIFAQLVDDTQGRVLTGVSSLSREIRDKKLKRIEASREVGRLVAAKAREMGISKVVFDRAGYRYHGRVKAVADGAREGGLQL; encoded by the coding sequence ATGATTCGCGACCGAAGAAAGCGGCGGCACTTCCATATTCGGCACCGGGTAGCGGGCACGCCCAGTCGGCCCAGGCTTTGCGTCAAACGGAGCAATGCTAACATCTTTGCCCAGCTTGTTGATGACACCCAGGGCCGGGTGTTGACGGGTGTCTCTTCGCTTTCGCGCGAGATTCGTGATAAGAAACTTAAGCGAATCGAGGCCTCAAGGGAGGTGGGGAGGCTGGTTGCGGCCAAGGCTAGGGAGATGGGCATCAGCAAGGTCGTTTTTGATCGGGCCGGTTACCGCTACCACGGCCGGGTGAAGGCGGTCGCCGATGGTGCGCGCGAGGGAGGATTGCAGCTTTGA
- the rpsE gene encoding 30S ribosomal protein S5 has product MREEIVGEIGNGLPEQELIERVVDIKRVSKVVKGGKRMKLSAAVVVGDGAGQVGLGHGKSSEVAAAVRKATARARKDMVRVAVRGRTIPHETSGKFRASRVLVRPAAAGTGLIACSHVRAVLEAVGLRDALSKSLGSRNPYNTARATIEALKKLRTIDQVAQACNKPISHFVRKVQRDGTGTD; this is encoded by the coding sequence TTGAGAGAAGAAATTGTGGGCGAGATTGGTAACGGTTTGCCCGAGCAGGAGCTGATTGAGCGGGTTGTTGATATCAAGCGGGTCTCAAAAGTTGTCAAGGGTGGCAAGCGGATGAAGCTGTCGGCCGCGGTTGTTGTCGGTGACGGTGCCGGTCAGGTCGGTCTGGGACACGGTAAGTCGTCGGAGGTTGCTGCCGCGGTCCGCAAGGCTACGGCCCGGGCAAGAAAAGACATGGTCCGAGTGGCGGTGCGGGGTCGGACGATTCCGCACGAGACGAGCGGCAAGTTCCGAGCCAGCCGCGTATTGGTAAGGCCGGCCGCAGCCGGAACCGGACTGATTGCGTGCAGCCATGTCCGGGCCGTGCTGGAAGCAGTAGGCCTCCGCGACGCTCTGTCGAAGTCTCTGGGCTCGCGTAACCCGTACAATACTGCCCGAGCTACGATTGAGGCACTCAAGAAACTCAGGACTATTGACCAGGTGGCGCAGGCGTGCAACAAGCCGATCAGCCACTTTGTTAGGAAGGTACAACGGGATGGGACAGGAACTGACTGA
- the rpmD gene encoding 50S ribosomal protein L30, with protein sequence MGQELTEPSVPTRRLRVTLVRSLIDQKPGVEQTCRALGLRRRGASRLHRDEPAIRGMIFKVKHLVKVEEL encoded by the coding sequence ATGGGACAGGAACTGACTGAGCCTTCCGTACCGACGCGGCGGCTCAGGGTTACGTTGGTCAGAAGCCTGATTGACCAGAAGCCTGGAGTTGAGCAGACGTGCCGGGCGCTGGGGCTGCGCCGCCGCGGCGCTTCCCGGCTCCACCGGGACGAACCGGCTATCCGCGGTATGATATTCAAGGTAAAGCATCTGGTGAAGGTGGAGGAGCTGTGA